The following are from one region of the Silene latifolia isolate original U9 population chromosome 9, ASM4854445v1, whole genome shotgun sequence genome:
- the LOC141601283 gene encoding uncharacterized protein LOC141601283 codes for MSGEKAVTTPSKMSELEQLIELMQSPLKLSESIRYEPTVQDHHRPRNLFVGKVLIDCSKYLPSSKNEVRFRDFGINCTPNITQDGNEIHGIWDDNEDDIYLTKREIAPRTQDEILKLRRDVLESNHLTRSGRPYRVEKASHTSIFKDVPDKVPSKEPTLVEALNEGSTSEASLIKQLQKTKADVSIWQLILSSFEHRQALLQALMNMTVSSSTTSDNMVTYVAQSQPRLTNAMTFSDEDLPPFGPKHCLAMYIAVVCLQKHIPMTLVDDGSAVNVLPLRNAHVLGLNKKDFTSTTQTVQAFDGTIRRVSGIIDLVIQTGSIKRKAGFQIIDVASSFNVLMGRSWIHAVRAMSSTLHRKIKIPFKDGTITIDATPIVVAGGGMLPPNSDIENVAKDEQVEEEEEEVEPPPQLVKGLEEYDQRNSMIEDIETINVGTTLEPQELKIGTTLDLVERQGFIDLLEIAEHRISIKPGFKLVKQKLRRMRSEWSLMVKEEIDKQLKAGFIKVSEYSDWVANVVSVTKKDGKVRVCVDFRDLNKASPKDDFPLPHIDILVDNTANHALLSFMDGYDGYNQIKMAEEDMSKTTFTSQWGTYYYMDDQCQAAFDKVKEVLSSLPVLSPPVAGLPLSLYLTITDITMGAMLAQTVDKEERAIYYISKKLLDYEVKYTSLEKTCLALVWATKKLRHYMLSYSVSVYTKMDPIKYLFEKPVLNERMLRWTLMLSEFNLKYVPLKVIKGRAVADFLADNPIDETEVIDTWSFPDENVVHVENYIWDLYLDGASNNMGYKVGILLISPTGEHVPVSIKLDFNVTNNATEYEACLLGLRSAIDLGVKKLLVHGDSSLVINQVGGSWKIKQSLALYQTRIEELEKYFEDIRYVHPPRE; via the exons ATGAGTGGGGAAAAAGCTGTAACTACCCCATCGAAAATGTCTGAACTTGAACAGCTAATCGAGCTCATGCAAAGTCCACTGAAACTCTCGGAAAGTATCCGCTATGAACCCACGGTCCAAGACCACCATCGGCCCAGAAATCTCTTTGTAGGAAAAGTACTTATTGATTGTTCAAAGTACCTTCCAAGCTCGAAGAACGAAGTTCGATTCAGGGATTTCGGTATCAACTGCACACCAAACATTACCCAGGATgggaatgaaatccatggaatttGGGACGATAATGAAGATGATATCTACCTCACCAAAAGAGAAATTGCCCCACGAACCCAAGATGAAATCTTGAAGCTGAGGAGGGATGTCCTCGAATccaatcatttgactcgatctgGGCGCCCCTATCGAGTTGAGAAAGCAAGCCACACCTCTATTTTCAAGGATGTCCCGGACAAGGTACCCTCAAAAGAACCTACTTTAGTCGAGGCACTTAATGAAGGGTCGACCTCAGAGGCTTCCCTTATTAAGCAGCTCCAAAAGACAAAGGCCGATGTCTCCATTTGGCAACTAATCTTAAGTTCATTTGAACATCGTCAAGCCTTGCtgcaagcactaatgaacatgaCCGTATCCTCAAGCACTACCTCAGATAATATGGTCACCTATGTCGCCCAAAGTCAACCCCGACTCACTAATGCCATGACCTTTTCAGATGAAGACTTACCTCCATTTGGGCCAAAGCACTGTTTGGCCATGTATATTGCGGTGGTGTGCCTCCAAAAACACATCCCAATGACCCTTGTCGACGACGGGTCAGCTGTCAATGTCCTACCATTAAGAAATGCCCATGTGTTAGGCCTGAACAAAAAAGACTTCACTTCAACTACTCAAACGGTTCAAGCATTTGACGGGACAATCCGTCGGGTATCCGGAATCATTGACTTGGTAATTCAAACAGGATCCATCAAAAGGAAGGCGGGTTTCCAAATTATCGATGTAGCCTCATCATTCAATGTATTAATGGGAAGGTCATGGATCCATGCAGTGAGAGCTATGTCCTCCACTCTACACCGAAAAATCAAGATTCCTTTCAAAGATGGAACCATCACCATTGACGCCACACCCATTGTGGTGGCCGGGGGGGGGATGTTACCTCCGAA TAGTGACATTGAGAATGTGGCCAAAGACGAACAagttgaagaggaagaagaagaagtggaaccACCTCCACAACTGGTTAAAGGTTTAGAAGAATATGACCAAAGAAACTCGATGATCGAAGATATCGAAACTATCAATGTGGGAACCACCTTAGAACCACAAGAGCTTAAGATAGGAACTACCTTAGATCTCGTAGAAAGACAAGGGTTCATTGACTTGCT ggaaattgcagaacACAGGATTTCGatcaaaccagggttcaaactagtgaagcagaagctacgcagaATGCGTTCGGAGTGGTCTTTAATGGTTAAGGAAGAAATTGATAAACagctcaaagccgggttcatcaaagtgtcggaATATTCGGATTGGGTCGCCAATGTAGTGTCAGTAACGAaaaaagatggtaaagttcgcgTGTGCGTGGACTTTCGGGATCTGAACAAAGCTAGTCCGAAGGACGACTTTCCGTTACCTCACATCGATATCTTGGTTGACAATACTGCGAATCATGCATTACTATCTTTTATGGATGGGTATGACGGttacaatcagattaagatggccgaggaagacatgagTAAGACAACATTCACAtcacaatggggaacctattatTACATG GATGACCAGTGTCAGGCCGCATTCGATAAAGTAAAAGAAGTACTGTCTTCTCTACCAGTTTTGAGCCCACCAGTAGCTGGGCTGCCATTATCACTGTATCTAACTATTACAGATATAACAATGGGAGCTATGTTAGCCCAAACAgttgacaaagaagaaagagctatttactacatCAGTAAGAAGTTATTAGACTATGAAGTAaagtacacatctcttgaaaagacGTGTTTGGCCCTAGTCTGGGCAACGAAGAAATtaagacattacatgctcagctacagcGTGAGTGTCTACACCAAAATGGATCCGatcaagtacttgtttgaaaaaccagtgcTAAATGAAAGAATGTTGAGATGGACCCTCATGTTATCAGAGTTCAATCTCAAATATGTGCCTTTGAAAGTGATCaaaggaagggcagtcgccgatttcctcgCCGATAATCCAATAGATGAAACAGAAGTCattgacacttggtcatttcctgACGAAAACGTGGTACACGTCGAAAATTACATATGGGATTTGTATTTAGATGGAGCATCGAACAATATGGGATATAAAGTGGGTATACTTCTTATCTCACCAACAGGTGAACACGTGCCCGTGTCCATCAAACTGGATTTCAATGTTACAAATAACGccactgaatatgaagcatgtttgCTTGGTTTACGCAGTGCTATAGACTTGGGTGTAAAGAAATTGTTAGTACATGGAGACTCGTCCcttgtgatcaatcaagtgggtgGGTCATGGAAAATTAAACAAAGTTTGGCCCTATATCAAACCAGAATCGAAGAATTGGAAAAATACTTCGAAGATATTCGATATGTTCACCCCCCGAGAGAGTAA
- the LOC141601284 gene encoding uncharacterized protein LOC141601284: MLSAQFVKIDDGQLYKKTAQGVLLRCIDKPTAEKVMEEVHEGECGPHMNAHMLVRKIIRLGYYWTTMETDCCKYVKHYHNCQIFANVQHVAPSILYTMASPWPFSTWGIDIIGKGVPHEFISDRGTHFQAEAKVILEKYKIKHHKSSPYRPQTNGAVEAANKTVTVILRKMSDNYREWPEKRPFALWGYRTLIIIATEATPYYLVYGMEAVQLIELEVSSLRILLESQVLEADWVQARYDSLVMLDERRLNALYHVQL, encoded by the exons ATGTTATCCGCCCAGTTCGTTAAGATCGATGACGGGCAATTATACAAGAAGACGGCTCAAGGTGTTTTACTGCGATGCATCGATAAACCAACAGCTGAaaaggttatggaagaagtccatgaagGTGAATGTgggccacacatgaatgcccatatgttaGTCCGTAAGATCATAAGACTTGGTTACTATTGGACAACGATGGAAACAGATTGTTGCAAATATGTTAAGCACTATCACAATTGTCAGATATTCGCAAATGTACAGCATGTGGCACCTTCTATATTATACACCATGGCGTCACCCTGGCCATTTtcaacctggggaatcgacatcattggaaAA GGAGTACCACATGAGTTCATCAGTGATCGTGGAACTCATTTCCAAGCTGAGGCCAAGGtcatacttgaaaagtataaaatcaaacatcaTAAGTCATCACCATACCGGCCACAAACAAATGGTGCAGTAGAGGCTGCTAATAAAACAGTTACAGTCATTTTAAGGAAGATGTCTGATAACTATAGAGAGTGGCCAGAAAAGAGACCCTTTGCATTATGGGGGTATAGAACTTTAATTATAATAGCCACGGAAGCAACCCCGTATTACTTGGTGTATGGAATGGAAGCGGTTCAACTAATTGAGCTGGAAGTATCGTCCCTAAGGATCCTCCTAGAAAGCCAGGTTCTTGAAGCAGATTGGGTTCAAGCAAGATATGATTCGCtagtcatgctcgacgagcggcGTTTGAATGCATTGTACCATGTCCAACTGTAG